Proteins found in one Sorghum bicolor cultivar BTx623 chromosome 1, Sorghum_bicolor_NCBIv3, whole genome shotgun sequence genomic segment:
- the LOC110431124 gene encoding probable nucleolar protein 5-2 yields MLVLFETPAGFALFKVLDEGKLDKVEDLWKEFTTSDSARKVVELKAFNKFENTSDALSAATLIIDSKPSKGLRKFLQKHCEGETLAVADSKLGNAIKEKLKIDCLHNSAVMELMRGLRNQLTELITGLGAQDLGPMSLGLSHSLSRYKLKFSPEKVDTMIIQAIGLLDDLDKELNTYAMRVREWYGWHFPELTKIVTDNIQYAKVVKMMGNRTNAVDLDFSEILSDEEIETQLKEAAVISMGTEVSDLDLSNIKELCDQVLALSEYRAQLYDYLKSRMNTIAPNLTALVGELVGARLIAHGGSLLNLAKQPGSTIQILGAEKALFRALKTKHSTPKYGLIYHASLIGKASQKHKGKISRSLAAKTALAIRYDALGDGEDNSIGTESRLKLETRLQVLENRELGKSAGSIKGKPKIEVYEKDRKKGAGALTTPAKTYNPAADLVLTEETPKKSELASKKRKHHEVKTEPSAVPAEEAIQEDGDQEDRKKKKKKKSKESEEAPAVEGDGEKKKKKKSKEAQEEPAVAAASEGEKKKKKKKSDADGEDVAMQTEESGKKDKKKKKKKHADDE; encoded by the exons ATGTTGGTGCTCTTCGAGACCCCCGCGGGGTTCGCCCTGTTCAAGGTACTCGACGAGGGGAAGCTCGACAAAGTCGAG GATCTATGGAAGGAGTTCACGACGTCGGATTCAGCGAGAAAG GTGGTTGAGCTGAAGGCTTTCAACAAGTTTGAGAACACATCTGATGCCCTATCCGCGGCAACCCTGATTATTGATAGCAAGCCTAGCAAGGGTCTGCGCAAGTTCTTGCAGAAACATTGTGAGGGTGAAACATTGGCAGTTGCTGATTCTAAGCTTGGAAATGCTATAAAAGAAAAGCTG AAAATTGACTGCCTTCACAATAGTGCTGTGATGGAGCTGATGAGAGGGCTGAGAAATCAGCTCACCGAGCTTATAACTGGGTTGGGTGCACAAGACCTTGGTCCAATGAGCTTGGGATTGTCCCACAGCTTGTCTAGGTATAAGCTGAAGTTCAGTCCCGAGAAG GTTGATACCATGATCATTCAAGCCATTGGATTATTGGATGATCTTGACAAGGAGCTTAACACTTACGCCATGAGAGTTCGTGAATGGTATGGCTGGCACTTTCCAGAACTCACCAAAATAGTTACAGATAATATACAGTATGCCAAAGTTGTGAAGATGATGGGCAACAGAACTAATGCAGTCGACCTTGACTTTTCTGAG ATATTGTCAGATGAAGAGATAGAAACACAGCTAAAGGAGGCAGCAGTAATATCCATGGGAACAGAAGTTAGTGACCTTGACTTGTCAAATATCAAAGAGCTATGTGATCAAGTGTTGGCCCTTTCTGAGTACAGAGCCCAGCTGTATGACTATTTAAAAAGCAGGATGAACACCATAGCACCAAATCTGACAGCACTGGTGGGCGAATTAGTTGGTGCTCGCCTTATTGCGCATGGTGGAAGTTTGCTAAATTTGGCTAAGCAGCCTGGTAGCACAATTCAGATACTCGGTGCAGAGAAG GCTTTATTCAGAGCTCTAAAGACAAAGCATTCTACACCAAAGTATGGCCTCATCTACCATGCATCCTTAATTGGGAAGGCTTCTCAAAAGCACAAGGGAAAAATCTCTCGTTCTCTTGCTGCAAAAACTGCTCTGGCCATCCGATATGATGCCCTTGGTGATGGTGAGGACAACTCCATTGGCACTGAGAGTCGACTCAAG CTTGAGACACGGCTTCAAGTTCTTGAGAATAGAGAACTTGGGAAATCTGCTGGTTCTATAAAGGGGAAGCCCAAGATAGAAGTGTATGAAAAGGACCGGAAGAAGGGTGCTGGGGCTTTAACAACTCCTGCTAAG ACATACAACCCTGCAGCTGATCTGGTACTTACCGAAGAAACACCAAAGAAGTCCGAATTGGCTTCAAAGAAGAGGAAACATCATGAGGTGAAAACTGAACCATCAGCAGTGCCTGCAGAGGAAGCAATTCAAGAGGATGGTGACCAGGAGGatcggaagaagaagaagaaaaagaagtccaaGGAAAGCGAGGAGGCTCCTGCTGTTGAAGGTGATggtgagaagaaaaagaaaaagaagtccaAGGAGGCCCAGGAAGAGCCTGCCGTGGCTGCTGCCTCAGAAggtgagaagaagaagaagaaaaagaagtctgaTGCCGATGGTGAGGATGTTGCAATGCAAACCGAAGAGTCTGGTAAGAAAgataagaagaaaaagaagaaaaagcatGCTGATGATGAGTGA
- the LOC8082295 gene encoding probable serine/threonine-protein kinase At1g54610, with amino-acid sequence MGCVHGRPSAPSPDHPPEPPAPAAAVVQEAAGNKAEQSAAPAEKPARRERRSRSSRSGPGPGPSFANRARGEQVAAGWPAWLSAVAGEAIDGWTPRRADSFEKIDKIGQGTYSNVYKARDTVSGKIVALKKVRFDNLEPESVRFMAREILILRRLDHPNVVKLDGLVTSRMSCSLYLVFEYMEHDLAGLAASPEIKFTEPQVKCYMHQLLSGLEHCHDRGVLHRDIKGSNLLLDNNGMLKIADFGLASFFDPDRKQPMTSRVVTLWYRPPELLLGATDYEVGVDLWSAGCILAELLAGRPIMPGRTEVEQLHKIFKLCGSPTEEYWKKSKLPHATIFKPQQPYKRRIRETFKDFPQSALQLIETLLAIDPADRLTATSALRSDFFTTEPLACEPSSLPKYPPSKEIDAKRRDEEARRLRAAGGRANGDGAKKTRTRDRPKAVPAPEANAELQVNIDKRRFITHANAKSKSEKFPPPHQDGAVGVPLDTSNHMDPLYEPPDPSSFSTVFTYEKGGVPTWSGPLVDPAAVVNQKRKHKSGRSSKQPATARAR; translated from the exons ATGGGCTGCGTCCACGGCCGCCCCTCCGCGCCCAGCCCCGACCACCCGCCCGAGCCGCCGGCccccgcggcggcggtggtgcagGAGGCCGCCGGGAATAAGGCCGAGCAGTCGGCGGCGCCAGCCGAGAAGCCGGCCCGGCGGGAGAGGCGCTCCCGCTCGTCGCGCAgcggccccggccccggccccagcttCGCCAACAGGGCGCGCGGGGAGCAGGTCGCCGCCGGCTGGCCCGCCTGGCTCTCCGCCGTCGCCGGCGAGGCCATCGACGGATGGACCCCGCGCCGCGCCGACTCCTTCGAGAAGATTGACAAG ATCGGCCAGGGCACGTACAGCAACGTGTACAAGGCGCGCGACACGGTGAGCGGCAAGATCGTGGCGCTCAAGAAGGTGCGCTTCGACAACCTCGAGCCCGAGAGCGTCCGCTTCATGGCCCGCGAGATCCTCATCCTCCGGCGCCTCGACCACCCCAACGTCGTCAAGCTCGACGGCCTCGTCACCTCCCGCATGTCCTGCAGCCTCTACCTCGTCTTCGAGTACATGGAGCACGACCTCGCGGGCCTCGCCGCCAGCCCGGAAATCAAGTTCACTGAGCCACAG GTTAAGTGCTATATGCATCAGTTGCTGTCGGGTCTGGAGCACTGCCACGACCGGGGCGTGCTGCACCGCGACATCAAGGGCTCGAATCTGCTCTTGGACAACAATGGCATGCTGAAGATTGCAGATTTTGGTCTCGCGTCCTTCTTCGACCCAGACCGTAAACAGCCCATGACGAGCCGGGTGGTGACCCTATGGTACCGGCCACCCGAGCTGCTTCTCGGCGCAACAGATTACGAGGTGGGTGTGGACCTGTGGAGCGCAGGGTGTATCCTGGCCGAGTTGCTCGCTGGGAGGCCAATTATGCCAGGACGAACAGAG GTGGAACAGCTGCATAAAATTTTTAAGTTGTGTGGCTCACCAACAGAAGAATATTGGAAAAAGTCAAAGCTGCCTCATGCTACAATATTTAAGCCTCAACAACCGTACAAAAGGCGAATAAGAGAGACGTTTAAGGATTTTCCACAATCAGCACTGCAGTTGATCGAGACACTACTTGCAATTGATCCAGCAGATCGGTTAACAGCAACTTCTGCATTGAGAAGCGAT TTCTTTACAACCGAACCTCTTGCATGCGAACCATCGAGTCTTCCAAAATATCCTCCAAGCAAAGAAATAGATGCGAAACGAAGAGACGAAGAAGCCAGACG TTTAAGAGCTGCTGGTGGTAGAGCTAATGGTGATGGAGCCAAGAAGACAAGAACACGTGATCGACCTAAGGCAGTTCCAGCTCCAGAGGCAAATGCTGAACTTCAAGTAAATATCGAT AAAAGAAGGTTCATTACTCATGCAAATGCTAAGAGCAAGAGTGAAAAGTTCCCTCCCCCACATCAAGATGGTGCGGTTGGTGTCCCTTTGGATACTTCAAATCATATGGACCCGCTATACGAACCTCCAGACCCGTCTTCCTTCAGCACTGTGTTCACATACGAGAAAGGTGGTGTGCCCACTTGGTCTGGACCATTGGTTGATCCTGCTGCAGTGGTGAACCAAAAGCGGAAGCACAAGTCTGGGCGCTCATCAAAACAACCGGCCACTGCCCGTGCTCGGTAA
- the LOC8082655 gene encoding nuclear pore complex protein NUP93A yields MAGVGGSGSGGGAGGDAEMGGWTGLLHSSTKLLEQAAPTPHFPPLQRNLDQLEALSTKLKAKTIRAEAPSQSLSATRLLAREGINAEQLARDLKSFELKTTFEDVFPSEATTVEEYLQQLHEMAIVSSIQEAQKDNLRSFNNYMMQVLEDDWQKEKRDFLQSLSRLSTLPKRNTNLSTSGLARPALMPPSTSNLHAPSGLPSAEVMPIPNKTIIEKKSSVYAGVVRDLNDARGRSLPFNPATAFRSAYESLSVDAVGTKSVTMQKVWHLIQALVGEGSTHRNGSRKMSLVAGARRHLEWGHEKYILDTISSHPALAALGGSVGNLQKIRAFLRVRLRDQGVLDFDATDLRRQPPVDTTWQQIYFCLRTGYYDEARQVAQSSRTAYNFAPLLADWISTNGAVSPETALAASEECDKMLRMGDRPGRPGYDRKKLLLYAIICGCRRQIERLLKDLPTLFNTIEDFLWFKLSALREYTNASSSNLMNEGLVPYTLDDLQSYLNKFEPSYYTKSGKDPLVYPYILFLSIQLLPAILYLSKEVGEDGYHVDAVHISIALADHSVLPDGIGSGQKIGVMDACAEAASIIRQYGSIYLRNGNIDLALEYYAQAAAAMGGGELSWMGEGQADKQRQRSLMLKQLLTEILLRDGGIQLLLGPNGMGEEGELKKYMMDWRSRQQFLLEAAHRCQEAGLYDKAVEIHKRVGAFAMALQTINKCLSDAVCAMARSMLDGESHAAALIHSGNEILETARYSSEASTQEKDLISEQQTVLRQLEAILHIYRLARAGQTVDALRETIRLPFLHLGTQAPNVTVDIFRNLSPHVQACVPDLLKVALNCIDNVRDTDGTLRAVKSKIANLVASNMSRNWPQDLYQKVAQCI; encoded by the exons ATGGCCGGCgtcggcggcagcggcagcggcggtgGAGCTGGGGGCGACGCGGAGATGGGCGGTTGGACGGGGCTTCTGCACTCCTCCACGAAGCTCCTCGAGCAGGCGGCGCCCACCCCGCACTTCCCTCCCCTTCAG AGGAACCTGGACCAGCTCGAGGCGCTCTCCACCAAGCTCAAGGCCAAGACCATCCGCGCTGAGGCTCCGTCCCAGTCGCTCTCCGCCACCAG ATTGCTAGCGCGCGAAGGGATCAATGCCGAACAGCTCGCCAGGGACCTCAAGTCATTCGAACTCAAG ACAACCTTTGAGGATGTTTTTCCATCTGAAGCAACTACTGTTGAGGAGTACTTGCAGCAG CTTCATGAAATGGCCATAGTTTCATCCATCCAAGAAGCTCAAAAGGACAACTTAAGGAGTTTTAACAATTATATGATGCAAGTTCTTGAG GATGACTGGCAGAAAGAGAAGAGAGACTTCTTGCAGAGTCTAAGCCGGCTTTCTACATTACCCAAGAGAAACACTAATCTCTCGACTAGTGGGCTGGCTCGCCCTGCTTTAATGCCACCATCAACTTCCAATCTTCATGCTCCATCAGGCCTGCCTTCTGCAGAAGTCATGCCTATACCGAACAAGACTATTATCGAAAAAAAATCTTCAGTTTATGCTGGGGTTGTGAGGGACCTCAACGATGCTAGAGGACGCAGTCTACCTTTTAAT CCTGCTACGGCGTTTAGGTCTGCTTATGAGTCCTTGTCTGTTGATGCTGTTGGCACAAAGTCAGTGACTATGCAGAAAGTGTGGCATCTAATTCAG GCATTAGTTGGGGAAGGGTCGACTCATCGAAATGGTTCAAGAAAAATGTCACTAGTGGCAGGTGCAAGGCGTCATCTTGAATGGGGTCATGAGAAGTACATACTTGACACCATCAGCAGCCATCCAGCTCTT GCTGCTCTTGGTGGATCTGTTGGCAATCTTCAGAAGATCCGAGCATTTCTTCGg GTAAGGCTGCGGGATCAAGGTGTGCTAGACTTTGACGCAACCGATCTACGCAGACAGCCTCCAGTGGATACAACCTGGCAGCAG ATTTATTTCTGCTTGAGAACCGGATACTATGATGAAGCAAGACAAGTTGCCCAATCATCTCGTACTGCGTATAACTTCGCTCCCCTG CTTGCAGATTGGATTTCTACCAATGGTGCTGTATCACCAGAGACTGCTCTGGCAGCTTCTGAGGAATGTGATAAAATGCTCAGAATGGGTGATCGGCCAGGGCGTCCTGGTTACGACAGGAAGAAGTTGCTGCTTTATGCCATAATTTGTGGTTGTCGGCGGCAAATTGAAAGGCTGCTAAAAGACCTACCAACACTTTTTAACACTATAGAGGATTTCTTGTGGTTTAAGTTGTCAGCTCTGCGGGAATACACCAATGCATCTTCTTCTAATCTTATGAATGAAGGCTTGGTGCCTTATACGCTGGATGACCTGCAAAGTTACTTGAATAAATTCGAGCCATCATATTATACAAAGAGTGGGAAAGATCCCCTAGTCTATCCCTACATTCTGTTCTTAAGCATCCAATTACTCCCAGCAATTCTTTATTTGTCTAAAGAAGTTGGAGAGGatggataccatgttgacgctGTGCATATTTCAATCGCTTTAGCTGACCATAGTGTTCTCCCTGACGGTATTGGATCAGGCCAGAAAATTGGCGTCATGGATGCCTGTGCAGAGGCTGCAAGCATAATACGGCAGTATGGCTCTATATACTTGCGTAATGGTAATATTGATCTAGCCTTGGAATATTATGCACAAGCTGCTGCTGCCATGGGTGGAGGTGAGTTATCGTGGATGGGTGAAGGGCAAGCTGATAAGCAGCGACAACGAAGTTTGATGTTGAAGCAACTACTGACGGAGATATTACTAAGGGATGGTGGTATTCAACTTTTGCTTGGTCCAAATGGAatgggagaagaaggagagctgAAAAAGTATATGATGGATTGGAGAAGTAGGCAGCAATTCTTACTTGAAGCTGCCCATCGGTGTCAAGAGGCTGGGCTCTATGACAAA GCTGTGGAAATTCACAAAAGAGTAGGAGCCTTTGCCATGGCTCTTCAGACAATAAACAAGTGCCTGTCCGATGCAGTCTGTGCCATGGCACGGAGTATGCTAGATGGCGAGAGTCATGCTGCTGCCCTAATTCATTCTGGCAATGAAATTTTGGAGACAGCTAGATATTCTTCTGAAGCCAG CACTCAAGAGAAGGATCTCATTTCTGAACAACAAACTGTGCTGAGACAGCTTGAAGCTATTCTCCATATTTATAGGCTAGCTCGAGCTGGACAGACTGTAGATGCTTTGAGGGAAACCATCAGGCTACCCTTCCTTCATTTGGGCACTCAGGCTCCAAATGTGACTGTTGACATTTTCAGGAACTTGTCACCCCATGTTCAAGCTTGCGTGCCAGATCTCCTGAAGGTTGCTCTAAATTGCATTGACAATGTTAGAGATACTGATGGGACCTTGCGTGCTGTCAAATCAAAG ATTGCAAACCTTGTAGCAAGCAACATGAGCCGGAATTGGCCACAGGATTTGTATCAGAAGGTGGCACAGTGCATATGA